In a genomic window of Roseiflexus castenholzii DSM 13941:
- a CDS encoding complex I subunit 4 family protein — protein MNSLPLVSITIWLPALGALTVLALPRENVAAQRGVSLGASLLALAAALGVAFLFDPARAGFQMVESVAWVPSWGISYTVSVDGISLWLVLLTALVTPVALVASWGTVERQERAFHALVLLLASGLFGVFTAQDMLLFYVFFEFTLIPTALLIGIWGGAERRYAAVKFFAYTFSGSVFLLLGMIGLYLLHGQATGVYTFDTATILASLQLGTLRLDAGAERLLFGLFFIGFAVKAPIWPFHTWMTTAHAEAPSSGVVDVIGLLIKIGAYGLIRYNVQFFPATAAWAAPAVGVLAVIGILYAAWIAYQQTDMKRLLAYASVSHLGLIVLGIFALNVQGIAGAVAHMVNSALTTGALFLVVGMLAARRGSRELKSFGGLWKTTPWLGSLTFLLVLGSIGLPGLNGFISEFVVLQGSWRSPGLGWRYALPAILGVVLAAVYLLHMYRTAFMGDTPPELAQAPDVRPRELALLIVLATPVVVFGLYPNLLFGPMQQSVTQIAQGTLPFLAGR, from the coding sequence ATGAACAGTTTGCCGCTGGTATCAATCACAATCTGGTTGCCGGCGTTGGGGGCGCTGACGGTGCTGGCGTTGCCGCGCGAAAACGTCGCTGCGCAGCGTGGTGTGTCGCTGGGCGCTTCTCTGCTGGCGCTGGCTGCCGCGTTAGGGGTGGCGTTCCTCTTCGACCCTGCGCGCGCCGGTTTTCAAATGGTCGAAAGTGTGGCATGGGTGCCATCCTGGGGCATCAGTTATACTGTCTCGGTCGATGGCATCAGTCTGTGGCTGGTGTTGTTGACCGCGCTCGTGACGCCGGTGGCGCTGGTAGCCAGTTGGGGAACGGTCGAGCGCCAGGAGCGCGCGTTCCATGCGCTGGTTCTCCTCCTGGCGAGCGGTTTGTTTGGCGTCTTCACGGCGCAGGACATGTTGCTCTTCTATGTCTTCTTCGAGTTCACGCTGATTCCCACGGCGTTGCTGATCGGCATCTGGGGCGGTGCAGAACGGCGTTACGCCGCAGTCAAGTTCTTTGCCTACACCTTCAGCGGTTCGGTCTTTCTCCTGCTGGGGATGATTGGACTGTACCTGCTCCACGGGCAGGCGACCGGCGTCTATACCTTCGACACGGCGACAATTCTGGCAAGTCTGCAACTCGGTACGCTGCGACTCGATGCGGGCGCGGAAAGGCTTCTCTTCGGGCTGTTCTTTATCGGCTTTGCGGTCAAGGCGCCGATCTGGCCCTTCCATACCTGGATGACGACGGCGCACGCCGAGGCGCCGTCGTCGGGCGTGGTCGATGTGATCGGGTTGCTGATCAAGATCGGCGCCTATGGGTTGATCCGCTACAATGTGCAATTTTTCCCGGCAACCGCTGCCTGGGCTGCGCCGGCGGTCGGCGTGCTGGCAGTTATTGGTATTCTGTATGCGGCATGGATTGCGTATCAGCAGACTGATATGAAGCGTCTGCTGGCATATGCGTCGGTCAGCCATCTGGGGTTGATCGTGCTGGGCATTTTTGCGCTGAATGTGCAGGGAATTGCGGGTGCGGTGGCACATATGGTCAATAGTGCGCTGACAACCGGCGCATTGTTTCTGGTGGTGGGGATGCTGGCAGCGCGACGCGGCTCGCGGGAACTGAAATCGTTTGGCGGGTTGTGGAAGACAACCCCATGGCTTGGCAGCCTGACCTTCCTGTTGGTGCTTGGGTCAATCGGTCTGCCGGGATTGAATGGCTTCATCAGCGAATTCGTCGTGCTGCAAGGTTCGTGGCGTTCTCCGGGGCTTGGCTGGCGCTATGCGTTGCCTGCGATTCTGGGTGTCGTGCTGGCGGCGGTCTACCTGTTGCATATGTATCGAACAGCGTTTATGGGCGATACCCCGCCGGAACTGGCGCAGGCGCCCGACGTGCGACCGCGTGAACTGGCGTTGTTGATTGTTCTGGCAACGCCGGTGGTGGTGTTTGGGCTGTATCCCAATCTGCTGTTTGGACCGATGCAGCAGTCGGTGACGCAGATCGCGCAGGGAACGCTGCCGTTTCTGGCAGGTCGTTGA
- the nuoL gene encoding NADH-quinone oxidoreductase subunit L, with product MNWIIWLIPAFPLLGFLLNMLMVRRERDAGMLAAAMVGLSFVATIVAMALLESAPADAKRLTWTLWEWISIADFRVAFGLLFDPLTAVMALLITGVGGLIHIYSIGYMHGDVRPVRFFAFMNLFVFAMLMLVMADNLLLLFLGWEGVGLCSFLLIGHYFDRRTVPPGINPSDAAVKAFVVNRVGDAAMLAALFAIVTNVGTLSFYDNPQLGIGGYLDQAIIIAGETVDLGAFGQLPLIAGITLLMLVAVAGKSAQLPLFTWLPDAMAGPTPVSALIHAATMVTSGVYLIVRNHTLFDQPASAAPWVLVIGVMTAFIGATAAVAQLDIKRVLAYSTVSQLGYMVAAVGMGAYVAGMYHLLTHGLFKALLFLAAGSVIHGIGGHQDMRRMGGLRDNLPMTFRLYLIGALALSGIFPLAGFWSKDEIIAHAWFDARSPLAAIILILTSAVTAFYMGRQIGMVFFGRPRDPAMHAHESGAMMRWPMVALAGGAVIGGLINFPGLHWLNSYLRPVLQEPEVIYTFGMGILATITTLVSAGAGYLGWKTYARDLEPRIRIGKDDPAFRYLGDLWRGMEIGWGLDWLYQRVFVRPYRTASVFLSQVVDREGIDGVLVGGTARGLMRLAQGLRLVQTGYVRTYALMFLVGVIIVVAFFALRG from the coding sequence ATGAACTGGATTATCTGGCTGATACCTGCGTTTCCTCTCCTTGGTTTTCTGCTCAACATGCTGATGGTGCGCCGGGAGCGTGATGCCGGCATGCTTGCCGCCGCCATGGTGGGATTGTCATTTGTTGCGACAATCGTGGCGATGGCACTGCTCGAAAGCGCGCCTGCCGACGCCAAACGGTTGACCTGGACGCTGTGGGAATGGATCAGCATAGCGGATTTTCGCGTCGCGTTCGGGTTGCTCTTCGACCCGCTCACTGCGGTGATGGCGCTGCTGATCACCGGCGTCGGCGGGCTGATCCACATCTATTCCATCGGCTACATGCACGGCGATGTGCGCCCGGTCCGGTTCTTCGCTTTTATGAATCTGTTCGTCTTTGCCATGCTGATGCTGGTGATGGCGGACAATCTGTTGCTGCTGTTCCTCGGTTGGGAAGGCGTTGGCTTGTGTTCGTTCCTCCTCATCGGGCACTATTTCGACCGCCGCACCGTGCCGCCAGGCATCAACCCCTCTGACGCAGCCGTGAAAGCCTTTGTGGTCAACCGCGTCGGCGACGCGGCGATGCTGGCGGCGCTGTTCGCCATTGTTACCAATGTCGGCACGCTGTCGTTCTACGATAATCCGCAGCTTGGCATCGGCGGCTATCTGGATCAGGCGATCATCATTGCAGGTGAGACCGTCGATCTTGGCGCATTCGGGCAGTTGCCGCTCATTGCGGGGATCACCCTGCTGATGCTGGTTGCTGTGGCGGGGAAATCGGCGCAATTGCCGCTCTTCACCTGGTTGCCCGATGCAATGGCGGGTCCTACGCCGGTGTCGGCGTTGATCCATGCGGCGACTATGGTGACATCCGGGGTTTACCTGATCGTGCGCAATCATACGTTGTTCGACCAACCGGCGTCGGCGGCGCCGTGGGTGCTGGTGATCGGTGTGATGACTGCGTTCATCGGCGCAACAGCAGCCGTGGCGCAGCTCGATATCAAGCGCGTGCTGGCGTATTCGACCGTCTCGCAACTTGGCTATATGGTCGCTGCCGTGGGGATGGGGGCGTATGTTGCGGGTATGTATCATCTGCTCACCCACGGTCTGTTCAAGGCGCTGCTCTTTCTGGCAGCCGGTTCGGTGATCCACGGCATCGGCGGGCACCAGGATATGCGGCGCATGGGGGGGTTGCGCGATAATCTGCCGATGACCTTTCGCCTCTACCTGATCGGCGCGCTGGCGTTGAGCGGTATCTTTCCGCTGGCAGGGTTCTGGAGCAAAGACGAAATCATCGCTCACGCCTGGTTCGATGCGCGCAGTCCGCTGGCAGCGATCATTCTGATTCTGACCTCGGCAGTCACGGCGTTCTATATGGGTCGTCAGATCGGCATGGTCTTTTTCGGGCGGCCACGTGATCCGGCGATGCACGCGCACGAGAGCGGCGCCATGATGCGCTGGCCCATGGTTGCGCTGGCAGGCGGCGCCGTTATTGGCGGGTTGATCAATTTCCCTGGATTGCACTGGCTGAACAGTTATCTGCGTCCGGTGCTCCAGGAACCGGAGGTTATCTATACGTTCGGCATGGGGATTCTTGCAACGATCACGACGCTGGTGAGCGCCGGCGCCGGGTACCTGGGCTGGAAAACCTATGCGCGCGACCTGGAGCCGCGCATCCGTATTGGTAAGGACGATCCGGCATTCCGGTATCTCGGCGATCTGTGGCGTGGCATGGAGATTGGCTGGGGTCTCGACTGGCTCTACCAGCGGGTTTTCGTCCGTCCCTATCGTACAGCGTCGGTGTTCCTCAGCCAGGTGGTTGATCGCGAGGGTATTGATGGCGTCCTGGTCGGTGGCACAGCGCGCGGACTGATGCGGTTGGCGCAGGGCTTGCGTCTCGTGCAGACCGGGTATGTTCGCACATACGCTCTGATGTTTTTGGTGGGCGTGATCATTGTGGTCGCATTCTTCGCATTGCGCGGTTAG
- the nuoK gene encoding NADH-quinone oxidoreductase subunit NuoK gives MVPTSYYILLSALLFTLGVVGVITRRNALVLFMSVELMLNSANLALVTFAMARQDVAGQIVVFFVIVVAAAEVAVGLALLVAIFRTKHTTDVDEINALRG, from the coding sequence ATGGTGCCAACGAGTTACTATATTCTGCTGAGCGCATTGCTCTTCACGCTTGGCGTGGTCGGCGTCATCACGCGGCGTAATGCGCTGGTTCTGTTCATGTCGGTCGAGTTGATGTTGAACTCGGCCAACCTGGCGCTGGTGACTTTCGCCATGGCGCGGCAGGACGTCGCCGGGCAGATCGTCGTCTTTTTCGTTATTGTGGTGGCGGCTGCGGAGGTCGCGGTTGGGCTGGCGCTGTTGGTGGCGATCTTTCGCACGAAACATACCACCGATGTTGATGAAATCAACGCATTGAGAGGGTGA
- a CDS encoding NADH-quinone oxidoreductase subunit J family protein, with protein MELIIFLITAAVAIVGAVAMLLSPNAIHSAIFLLINFVAISVLYVLLYAPFLFVIQLIVYAGAIIVLFLFVVMLLGAERAEDTRERFAWQRPLGLTLAAILLGLIGYIVLRGPASGAMVADQQFAAPERIAETLFTTYLLPFEITAFLLLAAIVGVVVLHMSGNHAESRE; from the coding sequence ATGGAACTTATTATTTTCCTGATCACGGCTGCTGTGGCCATTGTGGGCGCGGTTGCAATGCTGCTCAGCCCGAATGCCATTCATAGCGCCATCTTTTTGTTGATCAACTTCGTTGCTATTTCGGTGCTCTATGTGCTGTTGTACGCGCCATTCCTCTTCGTGATTCAGTTGATTGTGTATGCTGGCGCGATTATTGTGCTGTTCCTCTTTGTGGTGATGTTGCTTGGCGCCGAGCGCGCGGAGGATACGCGCGAACGGTTTGCCTGGCAGCGGCCTCTGGGACTGACGCTTGCAGCGATTCTGCTTGGATTGATCGGTTACATTGTACTGCGTGGCCCGGCATCTGGGGCGATGGTGGCGGATCAGCAGTTTGCCGCACCCGAACGCATTGCCGAGACGCTCTTCACAACGTATCTGCTGCCGTTTGAGATTACAGCGTTTCTGCTGCTTGCGGCGATTGTTGGGGTCGTGGTGCTGCATATGTCGGGCAATCATGCGGAGAGCAGGGAATAG
- the nuoI gene encoding NADH-quinone oxidoreductase subunit NuoI, with protein MIGALFKGLGTTLRYLFRKPVTVEYPEVKRPVRERFRGRHQLKRFANGMERCIGCSLCAAACPADAILVVPAENDPAAPNSPGERYAARYEINMLRCIFCGYCEDACPTNAIVLEHQYELSFYDRRSSILTKDDLLVPPDKGHGEIPPILEQLNRRPSPPAQIDL; from the coding sequence ATGATCGGCGCCCTGTTCAAAGGTCTTGGCACAACGCTCCGCTACCTGTTTCGCAAGCCGGTAACCGTCGAATACCCGGAAGTCAAGCGTCCGGTGCGTGAGCGCTTTCGTGGACGGCATCAACTGAAGCGCTTCGCCAATGGCATGGAGCGCTGCATCGGCTGTTCGTTGTGCGCAGCAGCCTGCCCGGCGGACGCCATCCTGGTCGTGCCTGCGGAGAACGATCCGGCGGCGCCGAATTCGCCAGGCGAACGGTACGCAGCGCGCTATGAAATCAACATGCTGCGCTGCATTTTCTGTGGGTATTGCGAAGATGCGTGCCCGACCAATGCGATTGTGCTCGAACATCAGTATGAACTTTCGTTCTATGATCGCCGGAGTTCGATCCTCACCAAAGACGATCTCCTGGTCCCTCCCGATAAGGGGCACGGCGAGATTCCGCCGATCCTGGAACAACTGAACCGCCGCCCGAGTCCGCCTGCGCAGATTGATCTGTAG
- the nuoH gene encoding NADH-quinone oxidoreductase subunit NuoH gives MTWIDLVILVVKCIVLSLAATTIFAYFTLFERRTLARLQNRVGPNRAGPGGFLQPLADAVKLFFKEDVTPLLADRWVYLVSPAFALIPAIIIWATIPVGMWPDGEGDNWLQLAEINVGVLYLLAVTSVGVYGIAIAGWASNNKYSMLGGIRASAQVISYELALGLTVLGAVMQAQSFSTAEIVERQTQMWNIVPQFLGFVVFIIAATAEVVRAPFDLVEAEQELVGGYNTEYSSMKFALFFMSEYVKLVAMNAIAVTLFLGGWHFPGLQTLTQAVTQQYGAAVGNAVLGLTSLGAFLLKVLLLSFVSVWIRATLPRVRYDQLMNLGWKVLLPLALINVAITAVLNVLLPDAPVLTAIIGLVAGIMILAVAAIVGRPGKEKRTVKLVEISA, from the coding sequence ATGACCTGGATCGATCTCGTTATTCTCGTCGTCAAGTGCATCGTCCTGTCGCTGGCGGCGACAACCATTTTCGCTTACTTCACGCTGTTCGAGCGGCGCACGCTGGCGCGCCTGCAAAATCGGGTCGGGCCAAATCGCGCCGGACCGGGAGGGTTTCTGCAACCGCTCGCCGATGCGGTTAAACTGTTCTTTAAGGAGGATGTGACGCCGTTGCTGGCGGATCGCTGGGTTTATCTGGTGTCGCCAGCGTTTGCGCTTATTCCTGCGATTATCATCTGGGCGACCATTCCGGTTGGCATGTGGCCCGATGGGGAGGGCGACAACTGGTTGCAACTCGCCGAGATTAATGTTGGTGTTCTCTACCTGCTGGCAGTGACGTCGGTCGGCGTATATGGCATTGCTATTGCGGGATGGGCGTCGAACAACAAATATTCGATGCTTGGCGGCATTCGCGCATCGGCGCAGGTCATCTCCTATGAACTTGCGCTGGGATTGACCGTTTTGGGTGCGGTGATGCAGGCGCAAAGTTTCAGCACCGCCGAGATCGTCGAGCGGCAAACACAGATGTGGAACATTGTGCCGCAGTTTCTGGGGTTTGTCGTGTTCATCATCGCCGCCACCGCTGAAGTGGTGCGCGCGCCGTTCGACCTGGTCGAAGCCGAGCAGGAACTCGTCGGTGGGTACAACACCGAGTACAGTTCGATGAAATTCGCGCTGTTCTTTATGTCGGAGTATGTCAAACTGGTGGCGATGAATGCGATTGCCGTGACGCTCTTTCTGGGAGGCTGGCATTTCCCCGGCTTGCAGACGTTGACGCAGGCGGTGACGCAACAGTATGGCGCTGCCGTCGGCAATGCCGTGCTCGGATTGACGTCGCTCGGCGCATTCTTGCTCAAAGTGTTGTTGCTGTCGTTCGTTTCGGTCTGGATCCGCGCCACGTTGCCGCGGGTGCGCTACGATCAGTTGATGAACCTGGGCTGGAAGGTGTTGCTGCCCCTTGCGCTCATCAATGTCGCTATCACTGCTGTGCTGAACGTTCTGCTGCCGGATGCCCCTGTCCTCACCGCTATCATTGGTCTGGTCGCCGGTATCATGATTCTGGCAGTTGCGGCAATCGTCGGCAGACCGGGGAAGGAAAAGCGCACGGTGAAACTGGTGGAGATCAGCGCCTGA
- the nuoG gene encoding NADH-quinone oxidoreductase subunit NuoG produces the protein MPDVTLVIDGQTVTVPAGTNIVDAARSVGVAIPVFCYHPKLKPVGMCRMCLVEVWTPKIDPTTRQVVIGEDGKPVLALMMGKLQPGCVTPVSEGMEVRTTTQKVRFAQKGQLEFLLTSHPLDCPVCDKGGECPLQNLTMQFGPSTSRFDYADKIHFEKPIPLGDLIFLDRERCILCSRCVRFQDDIAGDPVLGFDNRGRAWEIISKSDPPFDSKFSGNTTDICPVGALTTADFRFKARVWELRPVPSICPHCPVGCNISLDMRYDRIMRVMPRENEYVNEIWICDKGRFGMRFIESPERLRQPLIRKGDTLTPATWDEAITLVAEKLSAIRTHAGAAALGGLAGPDLPNEDLYLFQKLFRQVLKSPNLDCCTGAPGEADLIDLGATLGVGKGTNLSNLGAGTAVLVVGADPEEEAPLYVLRLRGIVARGGDLTVINPYPTKLDRTPARVIRPRAGAEAFVALALLKTLIEEELIAVDFVERRVQGLDDLKARLRDCTVVSLCDAAGIAEDDVRAAARVFAKADHGIIIYGRVALAVGADLIDVLADLTLLTGHVGKPNNGIIPLFPGANVRGALDMGVNPGTGKKRGLKAREMWTAAREGRLRGMIIAGMNPVRDHPAVAEALDALEFLVVQDMFLTETAQRADVVLPTASIAGREGTFTNAERRVQRFRQARIPEYNTPAGWDVAQRLARALIALGITPDVPDGQGDGRAAPRAAAQTAAATASPDHWDYVVAGDVADEIAARVRGYADTTYESLGLTRKPQWGRQPNEAIFYDGTSYENTEGVGVQIAAEADNAKTMFLLRARVPSEVNIHNARPYILLAAPRAYDSRTWSRDSKLVPRMVAPHLIVNSEDAAALEIAPGHMARIESESGSAVLPVQIDRHLPRGLVIVPDVDGAPLSALQTGPLTRIAITAHIDEAVEMR, from the coding sequence ATGCCTGATGTGACCCTGGTCATCGATGGACAGACAGTGACCGTCCCGGCAGGAACGAATATCGTCGATGCAGCGCGAAGCGTCGGCGTTGCCATTCCGGTCTTCTGCTACCATCCTAAACTCAAGCCGGTCGGTATGTGCCGAATGTGTCTGGTTGAGGTGTGGACGCCGAAGATTGATCCGACGACGCGCCAGGTGGTGATCGGTGAGGATGGCAAGCCTGTGCTGGCGTTGATGATGGGAAAACTGCAACCGGGCTGCGTGACGCCGGTCAGCGAAGGCATGGAGGTGCGCACGACGACCCAAAAGGTGCGGTTTGCGCAGAAAGGTCAGCTCGAATTCCTGCTGACCTCGCATCCGCTCGATTGCCCGGTATGCGATAAAGGTGGCGAGTGCCCGCTGCAAAACCTGACGATGCAGTTCGGTCCGAGCACTTCACGCTTCGATTATGCCGACAAGATTCATTTCGAGAAGCCGATCCCGCTTGGCGATCTGATTTTTCTGGATCGTGAACGCTGCATTCTCTGCTCGCGGTGTGTGCGCTTTCAGGACGATATTGCCGGCGATCCGGTGCTTGGCTTCGACAACCGCGGTCGCGCCTGGGAGATTATCTCGAAGTCCGATCCGCCGTTCGACTCGAAGTTTTCGGGCAATACCACCGATATCTGCCCGGTCGGCGCGCTGACGACTGCCGATTTCCGTTTTAAGGCGCGTGTCTGGGAATTGCGCCCGGTTCCCAGCATCTGTCCGCACTGCCCGGTAGGGTGCAACATCTCGCTCGATATGCGCTACGACCGTATCATGCGGGTCATGCCGCGTGAAAATGAGTATGTCAATGAAATCTGGATTTGTGACAAGGGGCGGTTTGGAATGCGCTTCATCGAAAGCCCGGAGCGCTTGCGCCAACCGCTCATTCGTAAAGGCGATACACTGACGCCGGCAACATGGGATGAGGCGATTACGCTGGTGGCTGAAAAACTGAGCGCCATCCGCACCCACGCTGGCGCGGCGGCGCTGGGCGGGCTGGCGGGTCCCGATCTGCCGAACGAAGATCTCTATCTGTTCCAGAAACTGTTCCGTCAGGTGTTGAAGTCGCCAAACCTCGACTGCTGCACCGGCGCGCCGGGAGAAGCGGATCTGATCGATCTGGGCGCAACGCTCGGCGTCGGTAAGGGAACCAACCTGTCGAACCTGGGTGCGGGAACGGCGGTGCTGGTCGTTGGCGCGGATCCCGAAGAGGAAGCGCCACTCTATGTGTTGCGTCTGCGTGGTATCGTCGCGCGTGGCGGCGATCTGACGGTCATCAACCCGTATCCGACGAAACTGGATCGTACCCCGGCGCGGGTGATTCGCCCGCGTGCCGGGGCAGAGGCGTTCGTTGCGCTGGCGTTGCTGAAGACCCTGATCGAGGAAGAATTGATCGCTGTCGACTTCGTGGAGCGACGAGTGCAGGGTCTCGACGACCTGAAAGCGCGTCTGCGCGATTGTACCGTTGTGTCGCTCTGCGATGCCGCTGGGATTGCAGAAGACGATGTGCGCGCAGCGGCTCGCGTGTTTGCGAAAGCCGATCACGGGATCATTATCTACGGCCGGGTGGCGCTGGCGGTTGGAGCGGATCTGATCGATGTGCTCGCCGACCTGACGCTCCTGACCGGTCATGTCGGCAAGCCCAATAACGGCATTATTCCGCTCTTTCCCGGTGCGAATGTGCGTGGTGCGCTCGATATGGGGGTGAATCCAGGCACCGGCAAGAAACGAGGCTTGAAGGCGCGTGAGATGTGGACTGCGGCGCGTGAGGGGCGTTTGCGCGGCATGATCATTGCCGGAATGAACCCGGTGCGCGATCATCCGGCAGTGGCTGAGGCGCTCGATGCGCTGGAGTTTTTGGTGGTGCAGGACATGTTCCTCACCGAGACGGCGCAACGCGCCGATGTGGTGCTGCCAACGGCGTCGATCGCCGGTCGCGAGGGGACGTTCACCAATGCCGAGCGGCGGGTGCAGCGCTTCCGTCAGGCGCGCATTCCTGAATACAATACTCCGGCCGGATGGGACGTGGCGCAACGTCTTGCGCGCGCGCTGATCGCTCTCGGTATCACGCCGGACGTTCCTGATGGTCAGGGGGATGGACGCGCCGCACCGCGCGCGGCGGCGCAAACCGCAGCAGCAACCGCTTCCCCCGACCATTGGGATTATGTGGTCGCCGGTGATGTGGCGGATGAGATTGCAGCCAGGGTGCGCGGCTACGCCGATACGACCTATGAAAGCCTGGGGTTGACGCGCAAGCCGCAGTGGGGACGGCAGCCGAATGAGGCGATCTTCTACGACGGCACCTCCTACGAAAATACCGAAGGCGTCGGCGTGCAGATCGCGGCTGAAGCCGATAATGCGAAAACCATGTTTTTGCTGCGCGCTCGTGTGCCGTCCGAGGTGAATATCCATAACGCTCGCCCTTATATTCTGTTGGCGGCGCCGCGCGCCTATGATAGCCGCACGTGGAGCCGCGACTCGAAACTCGTGCCGCGGATGGTTGCGCCGCATCTCATTGTGAATTCGGAAGACGCTGCGGCGCTGGAGATTGCGCCCGGCCACATGGCGCGAATTGAGTCTGAGTCCGGCAGCGCCGTGCTCCCGGTTCAGATCGACCGCCATCTGCCGCGTGGCCTGGTGATCGTGCCGGATGTGGATGGCGCCCCGTTGAGTGCATTGCAGACGGGTCCGCTCACGCGGATCGCAATTACGGCGCATATCGATGAGGCGGTAGAAATGCGATGA
- a CDS encoding Uma2 family endonuclease — translation MTPITRRTVEFVETLPHLEGGRYEVIDGALYVTHQPHMRHWITCDHVIVSPGGWRLATGAGRIIPAPDVTRADDEAVAPYLVWIGHARLSDVIGNNGALHAAPDLIIEVVSPGKANEECDCEKKRALYNYNRRDVSVRWIVDRQAMTVDAFRRDDEALRCIATWQPGDVITSLRFPGFSCEIGRFFAIEYPARRTTA, via the coding sequence ATGACACCCATCACACGCCGGACAGTCGAGTTTGTCGAGACGTTGCCGCACCTGGAAGGCGGACGGTATGAGGTTATCGACGGAGCATTGTATGTGACGCATCAACCCCACATGCGCCATTGGATCACGTGCGATCATGTCATCGTGTCCCCTGGAGGCTGGCGTCTGGCGACCGGCGCCGGGAGAATCATTCCGGCGCCCGACGTGACACGTGCCGATGATGAGGCGGTTGCTCCCTATCTGGTGTGGATCGGTCACGCACGGCTGTCGGACGTGATCGGCAACAATGGTGCACTCCACGCTGCGCCTGATCTGATCATCGAGGTTGTGTCACCCGGCAAAGCCAATGAGGAGTGCGACTGTGAAAAGAAACGTGCGCTCTACAACTACAACCGGCGCGACGTTTCAGTGCGCTGGATCGTTGACCGGCAGGCGATGACGGTCGATGCGTTCCGCCGCGATGACGAGGCGTTGCGGTGCATTGCAACGTGGCAACCCGGCGATGTCATCACTTCTCTGCGGTTCCCCGGTTTTTCCTGTGAGATAGGACGCTTCTTTGCGATAGAATATCCCGCTCGCCGCACTACGGCGTGA
- the nuoF gene encoding NADH-quinone oxidoreductase subunit NuoF translates to MSPLAEHIVLRDLDIENIADFDVYLQHGGYEALRIAVTERTPADIVQTVKDSGLRGRGGAGFPTGVKWGFLPKGVYPRYLLCNCDESEPGTFNNHQIIDRNPHQLIEGIAISAYAIEANLAYIYIRGEFAAAARRLERAIAQAYARGFLGRNIFGTGYDLDIYVHRGAGAYICGEETALMESLEGKIGQPRLRPPFPAVAGLYGKPTIINNVETLTNVPMIVRHGAVWYRQFGTEKSPGTKVFSVSGHVKRPGNYEAPFGTPLRELIFSPEYCQGMRGNHNVKIVVPGGASAGWLTADDLDVTMDYEALAAKGSMLGSGGVIVLDERVNAVEVAYKMDEFFKHESCGKCTPCREGTYFLVKVLHRITHGHGRQDDIPLLHDVYNQMAGNCFCLLGESAVVPIRSALRLFPHEFERAIAQAGNGRHDIITLSVH, encoded by the coding sequence ATGTCTCCGCTTGCCGAGCATATCGTTCTCCGCGATCTGGACATCGAAAACATCGCTGATTTCGACGTCTATCTTCAGCATGGCGGTTATGAGGCATTGCGCATCGCAGTGACCGAACGCACTCCGGCTGATATTGTGCAGACGGTGAAGGACTCTGGGTTGCGCGGGCGTGGCGGCGCCGGGTTTCCTACCGGCGTGAAGTGGGGGTTTCTGCCCAAAGGGGTCTATCCGCGCTACCTGCTCTGCAACTGTGATGAGAGCGAACCTGGCACCTTCAACAATCATCAGATTATCGACCGCAACCCGCATCAGTTAATCGAGGGCATTGCGATTTCCGCCTACGCCATCGAAGCCAATCTTGCGTATATCTATATTCGCGGTGAGTTCGCCGCGGCTGCGCGTCGTCTCGAACGCGCTATTGCGCAGGCGTATGCACGTGGTTTCCTGGGCAGGAATATCTTTGGCACGGGGTACGACCTTGACATTTATGTGCATCGTGGCGCAGGGGCGTACATCTGCGGCGAAGAAACAGCACTCATGGAGTCGCTCGAAGGGAAGATCGGTCAACCCCGCTTGCGCCCTCCCTTTCCGGCGGTCGCCGGTCTGTACGGTAAGCCAACGATTATCAATAACGTCGAGACGCTGACGAATGTGCCGATGATCGTGCGTCACGGCGCCGTCTGGTATCGTCAGTTCGGCACGGAGAAAAGTCCGGGCACGAAGGTGTTCTCCGTCTCCGGTCACGTGAAGCGCCCCGGCAACTATGAAGCGCCGTTCGGCACACCCTTGCGCGAATTGATCTTTTCTCCCGAGTACTGCCAGGGCATGCGCGGCAACCATAATGTCAAGATTGTCGTGCCTGGCGGCGCCTCAGCCGGCTGGCTCACCGCCGATGATCTCGATGTGACGATGGACTACGAGGCGCTGGCGGCGAAGGGGAGCATGCTCGGTTCCGGCGGCGTGATTGTGCTCGATGAACGCGTTAACGCTGTCGAGGTGGCGTATAAGATGGACGAGTTCTTCAAGCACGAATCGTGCGGAAAGTGTACGCCGTGCCGTGAAGGGACGTATTTTCTGGTCAAGGTGCTGCACCGCATCACGCATGGTCACGGTCGCCAGGATGATATTCCGCTCCTGCACGATGTGTACAATCAAATGGCGGGCAATTGCTTCTGCCTTCTGGGGGAGAGCGCCGTCGTGCCGATCCGCAGTGCGCTGCGTCTTTTCCCGCACGAGTTCGAGCGGGCGATCGCGCAGGCAGGCAATGGACGCCACGACATCATCACGCTGTCGGTTCACTGA